The following is a genomic window from Capnocytophaga stomatis.
AAAAACTGCTATGTTCAGTAATAGAAATCAGTAATGTGTAGAACATCGTTAATGCTAAGCCTATCATCGTATATTGAAAAATATGAATTTTTATCTTACTGATTGTCTGTATCAAAAAGAAAATCAAAAACGTAAGTCCTATAACTAAAAATCCGTATTTGGCGGCTCTTTCATTCTGCTGATATTCATCAACGGGAATCACGAAATCTACTTCAAAAGCGTACTTTCCAATATCGGGCAAAGAACCAAAAGTTTGTTGTGAAAAGGGTCGGTTGATATGCAAAATCTTCCAATCAGCTGAAAATCCGTCATTTGTAATATCTTTCTTAAATGGAAGAAAACTTCCGCTAAAACTCGGATCTTTCCAATCGGATTTTATTGTGCTTTCTGTAACTTTTCCGATAGGAACAATACCGATTTTGGAACTTCCATCATAGGTTATTGAAAAACTAAAATTTCCGTTTTCGAAATGGTCTTTTACATTGAAAAACGGCGTTTCAAGTGACGAAACTGCTCTGTAACCGTTATTTTCACTATAATAACTGTAATCTTCATTCGCCTGAGCCTCATAAATTGGTTCGAAAACGTATTCTTTACCAGAAAAAAGCATTTTAACACTGTTTTTAATGCTTGAAAGATTGGTTGTTCGGATAAGAATCGTGGCTTTTTCCCACTGAATATCCGTATCGGAGACGTATTTTGAAGAAAAATCGGGCTGAATATACCTTCCCGAAAAATCCATCTGAGAGGTAAACACCACCGATTCGTAATTGTTTCGCTTCTTGATTTCGGTTTGTACTTTCGACGTGTTTTTGAGTTCCTCCGGAAAGAAAAAAGCATAATGTTGCTCCGGAATTCTTTCAATAACCGATTTACCCGTTTTTTTGTCATAAACCTCACTTTGTACGTATGTTACGTACGGGATTTTCAAAATAGGACCATAGAAAAACACCTCATTTCCCCATTTTGAATTAATTTCCCGAATTACCTCTGATTGCCGAACAGCTCTTTCATTGATTAATCCCTTTACCAAAAATAAAGGAATAAGCAAAAATAGTGTTAATGCTCCAATCATTATCAAACGCGTTGTGTTTGAATTCAATAAATTAGCTAAAAATGATTTTTGATTTGTTTCCATAAAAATGATTTAATTAATTGTTTTTATTTATTAAAAGTACTTTGAATTTCAAAGTTATATTGTAAAAAAATATAATTCAAATAGAGATTAAAGCTTCGTATTTTCTTGATTTATAATCTTTTCCAAAGCATCTAAATGTTCTTTAAAAGCTTTTCTTCCTTTTTCGGTGGCTTTGTAACTTGTGTTGGTCTTACGCCCGATGAACTTTTTCTCAACTATTATATATTCCTCGCTTTCAAGAGCTTTTGTATGGCTTGCAAGATTTCCGTCGGTAATATTGAGTAATTCCTTAAGTGTATTAAAATCAGCACTTTCATTGACCATCAATACGGACATTATCCCCAACCTTACCCGATTGTCAAAAGCCTTATTTATATTTTGAAGAATATTTTTCACTATTCTGATTATCAAAAATTTAGTTTTAATTCTTATCTATCTGTTTATCAAATAAATATATATCTACAAACTCAATAATTCGCATCTCAACTTCTTCAAGTACATCACTGTAATAATGAACCGAGATTTTTCCTAATTTTCTCTATAAGAATCTGTTATTCAATCTTTTTTGAACTTCGCGATTCGTATTTGAAATACATTATTGAGCCGTAAAGGATGTGACATACTCCAAAACCTATCGTCCAAAATTCCAAACCATAGCCCGAAAACTCAACCGACAAAAGCCCCAAAACAATTTCGGTAATTCCCAAATAACGCACATCACGAAATGTATATTTACTTACATTCACACAAGCCAAACCATAGAAAATCAGTGTCATAGGTGCTAATAATCCGTAATATTGATTTCTTAAAAGCAACAAAATCAATACACCTCCGGTAATCATTGGGATAGCAAAATTCAGAAAAGCACGTTTTGAAGTAGCACTTACAAGCGTTTCTCCCTTTTGTTTTGCTTTCCTATTTGACAAAATATAAGCCGTTGCGACAGACAATAACAAAACCACAAAAGCTATCCCCAAAATAGCCTTAAAAGTACGGCTTTCTAATATAACATACTGATTATAAGCATAGTGATTTTCTAAAAGCAAATACACGAAATAAGCCCCAACCAAAGCATACACTCCAGCCAAAACCCCTGAAAGCCCGCTAAGTGACAGAAATTGAGTAGATTTCTGCATTATCTGCCTAATATCTTGTAAATCTTGAAGATAATTTCTGTTTTCCATTTCTAAAAGCACTTTGAAATGCAAAGCAACAGAATATTTTTGATATTGCCAAATTTTTCCGACATTTTTTTCGTACCTTTGAAAACTATTTTTAAATCATTACTGATATGAAAAAATTACTTTCTTTACTGATTTTCTTTACTTTAATATCTTGTAATCAACAAATTAAAGAATATGATTTACAAAATCTGAACGGATATTGGGAAATTGAAAAAGTGATTATGCCAGATAAAAGCACAAAAGAATACAAGGTAAATACCACGTATGATTATATCGAAATTAAGGATTTGGCAGGATTTCGTAAGAAAGTTTATCCGCAATTGATGGGGAATTTCCAGACTAACGACGATAGCGAAATTTTTAAAATCGTTAAAGAAGATGGAATCTTCAAAATGAATTACGAAAATGGAGAAAATCATTGGACAGAAATTCTGGAATCCGTAAATGAAACTTCCTTTATTGTAAAAAATGAAGCTAACATTACCTATCATTACAAAAAAGTAAAGAATTAAACCCTAAAATATTCATTATCTAAATCTTATGGAAGGAAACACTCAATTATTGTCTTCCGTTATAAAACAATTAATCAAACAAAATCGTTTGGAATACGGGCTTCACAAAGTAGAAGTGCAAGAAATCTGGAACCGATTAATGGGCAACGCCATCGTTAAATACACCACATCAGTTGAACTCAAAGGAGATGTGCTTTACGTGCAGTTATCCTCCCCTGCCCTTTGCCAAGAATTGGGATACGGAAAAGAAAAAATCGTAGCTCTC
Proteins encoded in this region:
- the creD gene encoding cell envelope integrity protein CreD; its protein translation is METNQKSFLANLLNSNTTRLIMIGALTLFLLIPLFLVKGLINERAVRQSEVIREINSKWGNEVFFYGPILKIPYVTYVQSEVYDKKTGKSVIERIPEQHYAFFFPEELKNTSKVQTEIKKRNNYESVVFTSQMDFSGRYIQPDFSSKYVSDTDIQWEKATILIRTTNLSSIKNSVKMLFSGKEYVFEPIYEAQANEDYSYYSENNGYRAVSSLETPFFNVKDHFENGNFSFSITYDGSSKIGIVPIGKVTESTIKSDWKDPSFSGSFLPFKKDITNDGFSADWKILHINRPFSQQTFGSLPDIGKYAFEVDFVIPVDEYQQNERAAKYGFLVIGLTFLIFFLIQTISKIKIHIFQYTMIGLALTMFYTLLISITEHSSFSKAYLMASVMIILLIGLYSISILKNRKFPMFIVASLSALYGFIYVIIQLENYALLVGSVGLFLILALVMYVSRKIEW
- a CDS encoding winged helix-turn-helix domain-containing protein, which gives rise to MKNILQNINKAFDNRVRLGIMSVLMVNESADFNTLKELLNITDGNLASHTKALESEEYIIVEKKFIGRKTNTSYKATEKGRKAFKEHLDALEKIINQENTKL
- a CDS encoding DUF721 domain-containing protein, which gives rise to MEGNTQLLSSVIKQLIKQNRLEYGLHKVEVQEIWNRLMGNAIVKYTTSVELKGDVLYVQLSSPALCQELGYGKEKIVALINEELGEEIVKKLHLTS